In a genomic window of Actinomycetota bacterium:
- a CDS encoding c-type cytochrome: MKFLAARRRNPLVAFGLLLFALIAVGGGYAAIANVQPAQASIGSQTQVDEGKRLYLAGCSSCHGMDAQGTQNAPTLVGVGAAAVNLQVGTGRMPLAAPGAQAEPKDPTYTEDQIAALAAYVASLAPGPAIPTAEDLDFSNADVAQGGVLFRTNCAQCHQAAGAGGALTQGKYAPNLMSSTPQQMWEAMATGPQSMPVVSNGTVPAADRQAIMAYITNLQTASSPGGLDLGRLGPVTEGLFMWTAVFAALIAAAVWIGIKAR; the protein is encoded by the coding sequence GTGAAGTTCCTGGCCGCAAGGCGGCGCAACCCATTAGTTGCATTTGGCCTATTGCTCTTCGCGCTGATCGCGGTGGGTGGCGGCTACGCAGCAATTGCCAATGTGCAGCCTGCTCAAGCGTCGATTGGCTCGCAGACTCAGGTAGACGAGGGCAAGCGGCTCTACCTCGCTGGCTGCTCTTCCTGCCACGGCATGGACGCGCAGGGCACCCAGAACGCGCCGACCCTCGTTGGTGTGGGCGCAGCCGCAGTGAACTTGCAGGTCGGCACCGGCCGAATGCCCCTGGCAGCACCCGGCGCCCAGGCTGAACCCAAGGATCCGACCTATACCGAAGATCAGATCGCGGCGCTTGCTGCATACGTCGCCTCATTGGCCCCAGGCCCGGCGATCCCCACTGCTGAAGATCTTGACTTCTCCAACGCTGATGTCGCCCAAGGCGGAGTTCTGTTCCGCACGAACTGCGCCCAGTGTCACCAAGCTGCAGGTGCGGGCGGTGCGCTCACACAAGGCAAGTACGCGCCCAACCTGATGAGTTCCACGCCGCAGCAGATGTGGGAGGCCATGGCCACCGGACCGCAGAGCATGCCGGTGGTTAGCAATGGAACCGTGCCTGCCGCCGATAGGCAGGCGATCATGGCATACATCACAAATCTTCAGACTGCTTCCAGCCCAGGAGGCCTTGATCTTGGTCGCCTGGGGCCGGTAACTGAAGGACTCTTCATGTGGACTGCCGTGTTCGCTGCGCTCATTGCTGCAGCCGTATGGATCGGAATTAAAGCGCGATGA
- a CDS encoding AMP-dependent synthetase/ligase: MLHEFSSPAPAGSPSAPNLASHVIENAHDHPDRVVFHIRRQEQLVEITATQFHQEVREVAKGLIAQGIQAGQRIGLMSRTRYEWTLFDYAIGYAGAVSVPIYETSSAQQVQWILEDSQAVAVILESDKNKQLYASVSANLQTVTRTWVLDDDCVALLQASANAISDAELDARQSAVGLDDPATIIYTSGTTGRPKGCVITQGNFVREVDGAIEAFGLILTDPHASTLLFLPLAHVFGRIIELAVVRARTLMAFCADPSVLVPELQAFRPTFILAVPRVFEKVYNTSQQTAAADGRGRIFDIAVSTAIGYSQALEQGSPNPTLRLKHAIFDALVYKKIRTAMGGRVQYAISGGAPLGARLGHFFRGIGIEVFEGYGLTETTSALTATHPGAVRIGTVGQPMPGTTILIDEDGEILAKGVQVFTQYLGNQQATEDSFTPDGWFRTGDIGELDDDGYLRITGRKKEIIVTAGGKNVAPAVLEDRIRANWLVSNCLVVGEGQPFIAALITIDADAFPAWLSQMKKPVGGTVAEYVNDPDLRDAVQKAIDEGNAAVSAAESIKKFTILGHDWTEADGHLTPSLKLKRSVVMRYCAADIDALFAG, from the coding sequence GTGCTTCACGAATTCAGCTCTCCGGCACCTGCCGGGTCCCCGAGCGCACCCAATTTGGCCAGCCACGTCATCGAAAATGCCCATGATCATCCCGACCGAGTGGTGTTCCACATTCGGCGTCAGGAGCAACTGGTCGAGATCACAGCCACGCAGTTCCATCAGGAAGTACGCGAAGTGGCCAAGGGGCTCATCGCTCAAGGAATCCAAGCCGGACAACGCATTGGCCTGATGTCACGCACTCGATATGAATGGACGCTGTTCGATTACGCGATTGGCTATGCCGGTGCAGTCAGCGTGCCGATCTATGAGACTTCATCAGCCCAACAGGTGCAGTGGATCCTCGAAGATTCCCAAGCCGTCGCGGTGATTCTCGAATCGGATAAGAACAAGCAACTCTACGCCTCCGTCTCAGCGAATCTGCAGACAGTGACCCGAACTTGGGTACTGGACGACGACTGCGTCGCGCTGCTCCAAGCATCTGCGAACGCAATCTCCGACGCTGAACTCGATGCTCGGCAATCTGCCGTAGGCCTTGATGATCCCGCCACCATCATCTACACCTCCGGCACTACGGGTCGCCCCAAGGGATGCGTCATCACCCAAGGCAATTTCGTTCGGGAGGTCGATGGCGCGATTGAAGCCTTCGGTTTGATCCTGACCGATCCGCATGCCTCGACTTTGCTCTTCCTGCCGCTGGCTCATGTGTTCGGACGCATCATCGAATTGGCTGTGGTGCGAGCTCGCACCTTGATGGCCTTCTGCGCTGATCCGAGCGTTCTTGTTCCCGAACTGCAGGCCTTCCGCCCGACGTTCATTCTTGCCGTGCCGCGAGTGTTCGAGAAGGTCTACAACACTTCCCAGCAGACTGCAGCTGCCGACGGCCGAGGCCGAATCTTCGACATCGCAGTGTCAACCGCGATCGGCTACAGCCAAGCCCTTGAGCAGGGTTCCCCGAACCCAACCTTGCGTCTGAAGCACGCGATCTTCGACGCCCTCGTGTACAAGAAGATTCGTACCGCCATGGGTGGTCGCGTGCAGTACGCAATTTCTGGTGGCGCTCCTCTGGGTGCAAGGCTTGGGCACTTCTTCCGTGGCATCGGCATCGAAGTCTTCGAGGGCTACGGGCTCACTGAGACCACATCTGCCCTGACCGCCACCCATCCCGGCGCTGTGCGGATTGGCACTGTGGGGCAGCCGATGCCCGGCACCACAATTCTGATTGACGAAGACGGCGAGATTCTGGCCAAGGGCGTTCAGGTCTTCACCCAATACTTGGGAAATCAGCAGGCCACCGAGGACAGCTTCACTCCAGATGGCTGGTTCCGCACTGGCGATATCGGAGAGCTCGACGATGACGGCTACTTGCGCATCACCGGCCGCAAGAAGGAGATCATCGTCACCGCAGGTGGCAAGAACGTTGCGCCTGCGGTGCTGGAGGATCGCATCCGCGCCAATTGGCTGGTCTCCAATTGCCTTGTTGTCGGCGAGGGACAGCCCTTCATTGCGGCGTTGATCACCATCGACGCCGACGCCTTCCCCGCTTGGCTGAGTCAGATGAAGAAACCAGTCGGTGGCACGGTGGCTGAGTATGTGAACGATCCTGACCTACGTGATGCGGTGCAGAAGGCGATCGATGAGGGCAACGCCGCGGTCTCCGCTGCAGAATCGATCAAGAAGTTCACGATCCTTGGCCACGACTGGACAGAGGCCGACGGCCACCTGACGCCATCGCTGAAACTCAAGCGCTCGGTCGTGATGCGCTATTGCGCAGCCGACATCGATGCGCTCTTCGCCGGTTAG
- the trpD gene encoding anthranilate phosphoribosyltransferase — translation MAENTWPQVLRTLITHTDLSADQSSWAMQQMLAGEATDAQISGFVVALRAKGESAAEVESLLATMALHANTFVTARPAIDIVGTGGDQANTVNISTMAALVVAACGVPVAKHGNRAASSQTGTADVLEELGVVIELSPDLVRRCVDEVGIGFAFAPRHHPAMRHVGPVRRELGVPTVFNILGPLSNPAGAAAMLVGVADAQRAPVIAEVLRNRGVRALVVRGDDGLDEISTTTTSTVWDVTGDSVEKVTLDPRALGVEHVEPLLLVGGDRVRNADLLRQVIGLESIADADASRVSAISDVVAVNAAAALAAYRSLSQAPSAQSLHERIAAELAQAQAALSSGAAGQLLDRWIEFTKQFAESQN, via the coding sequence ATGGCGGAGAACACCTGGCCTCAGGTGCTGCGCACTCTTATTACCCATACGGATCTGTCGGCCGATCAAAGTTCATGGGCGATGCAGCAGATGCTCGCGGGCGAGGCCACTGACGCTCAGATATCTGGCTTCGTGGTGGCGCTGCGAGCCAAAGGCGAATCAGCAGCCGAGGTGGAAAGCCTCCTGGCGACGATGGCACTGCACGCCAATACCTTCGTCACGGCCCGTCCCGCGATCGACATCGTGGGCACGGGAGGCGATCAAGCCAACACCGTCAACATCTCCACGATGGCGGCCTTGGTCGTTGCTGCCTGTGGTGTGCCAGTGGCCAAACACGGCAATCGCGCTGCTTCCTCGCAAACCGGAACCGCAGATGTACTTGAGGAACTTGGCGTGGTCATCGAACTGTCACCTGACTTGGTGCGTAGATGTGTCGATGAAGTGGGCATCGGCTTTGCCTTTGCGCCGCGTCACCATCCGGCCATGCGTCATGTCGGTCCGGTCCGCCGAGAACTCGGAGTGCCGACCGTCTTCAACATCCTTGGACCCTTGTCGAACCCCGCCGGCGCGGCGGCAATGCTCGTCGGCGTTGCCGACGCGCAGCGAGCTCCTGTCATCGCAGAAGTACTGCGGAATCGCGGAGTTCGCGCGCTGGTGGTGCGCGGCGACGACGGCTTAGACGAAATTTCGACGACCACAACTTCCACCGTCTGGGATGTCACGGGTGATTCAGTCGAAAAGGTCACTCTGGATCCGCGCGCTCTTGGCGTGGAGCATGTTGAGCCGTTACTGCTCGTCGGTGGCGATCGAGTGCGCAATGCCGATCTGCTGCGCCAGGTCATTGGGCTTGAGTCCATTGCCGATGCTGATGCATCGCGGGTTTCCGCGATCAGCGATGTGGTGGCGGTCAACGCTGCTGCGGCATTGGCTGCATATCGCTCTCTATCGCAAGCCCCATCAGCGCAATCGCTGCACGAGCGCATCGCAGCGGAATTGGCGCAAGCCCAAGCAGCCCTTTCTTCAGGTGCTGCTGGGCAACTGCTTGACCGCTGGATCGAGTTTACGAAGCAATTCGCAGAGAGCCAGAACTGA
- a CDS encoding Rieske 2Fe-2S domain-containing protein yields MTDLTPQNAHGSEPTKLGHLPVADVPHVLRVADTDPKAAKRVERQVSAMFLLSILLVILFVVAYIGIDKSTVVYIPLFGEVGASTIALGLTFGASVLLIGAGAIQWAKKLMPDVEVVQMRHELVSPTDETAEAAASYERGKEESGFARYKMIRRTMIGAMALFPIPLVIMLRDLWSAPASGNLTPAEILSTTIWKKGERIVTDATYLPVRPEDLPVGGLISAVPASLNEVQEKEGDLNARGKAAIILVRMDPNEIISQQGDGWDYQGIVAYSKICTHTGCPIALYEQRTHHLLCPCHQSTFDLANSGNVVFGPAARNMPQLPIGVDSEGYLIAMDDFSQPVGPSFWERS; encoded by the coding sequence ATGACTGATCTCACTCCCCAAAATGCTCATGGTTCTGAGCCCACCAAGCTCGGACACCTGCCGGTCGCCGATGTGCCTCACGTGCTGCGTGTGGCCGATACCGACCCCAAGGCTGCCAAGCGGGTAGAGCGCCAGGTCAGCGCCATGTTCCTGCTGTCGATCTTGCTCGTGATTCTCTTCGTTGTTGCCTACATCGGCATCGACAAGTCCACCGTTGTCTACATCCCTCTCTTTGGTGAAGTGGGCGCAAGCACCATTGCCCTGGGCTTGACCTTTGGTGCATCAGTGCTGCTGATCGGCGCTGGGGCCATTCAGTGGGCAAAGAAGTTGATGCCTGATGTTGAAGTCGTCCAGATGCGCCATGAGCTGGTCTCTCCAACTGACGAGACAGCTGAAGCCGCTGCTAGTTACGAGCGCGGAAAGGAAGAATCCGGCTTCGCGCGCTACAAGATGATTCGTCGCACGATGATCGGCGCGATGGCTCTGTTCCCGATTCCACTGGTCATCATGCTTCGCGATCTGTGGTCAGCGCCTGCGAGCGGAAATCTGACCCCAGCCGAGATCTTGTCGACCACCATCTGGAAAAAGGGCGAGCGCATCGTTACCGACGCCACCTACCTGCCAGTTCGCCCAGAGGATCTTCCTGTCGGCGGCCTTATCAGCGCAGTGCCCGCCAGTCTCAACGAGGTGCAGGAAAAAGAAGGCGACCTGAATGCGCGCGGCAAGGCAGCGATCATTCTCGTGCGCATGGACCCCAACGAGATCATCAGCCAGCAGGGCGACGGTTGGGACTACCAGGGGATTGTGGCCTACTCCAAGATCTGCACCCATACGGGTTGCCCGATCGCCTTGTACGAGCAGCGCACACATCACCTCCTTTGCCCATGTCACCAGTCCACATTCGACCTTGCCAACTCAGGCAATGTCGTCTTCGGGCCGGCAGCTCGCAACATGCCGCAGTTGCCAATCGGTGTCGACAGCGAGGGCTATCTGATTGCCATGGACGACTTCTCTCAGCCCGTCGGACCAAGCTTCTGGGAGCGCTCATAA
- a CDS encoding NlpC/P60 family protein, whose amino-acid sequence MARHRRRGLTSVLGAAIALASLATVSAPVAQADNNRIAAVRNQVRDLQANAETATEHYNEAQGKLSEVESSLGVLRSKAARQKRELAAVMGSIDSLARATYMSGGMDASLQVLLADDPSQFLSQATAVEKVAQSQSASIRRTQTARLRLAQTEAEMAAKEKIAQGVRNDMSAAKSEAAKQLAAASNVLAGLQSQERKRLAAIEARAHKASQAAAHHAQQQISNRPIPGVNPRAATAVRYALAQVGDRYVAAAAGPSSFDCSGLTMAAWRQAGVSLPHLSYSQYSKVKKIPLSQAKPGDLVFYFGGSVHHVAMYIGNGKMVSASNPSDGVEVISVLGPWYRTYFTGIGRVL is encoded by the coding sequence TTGGCTCGACATCGACGCCGCGGTCTCACCTCGGTCCTAGGTGCCGCGATCGCCTTGGCGAGCCTTGCCACAGTTTCCGCGCCTGTTGCCCAAGCTGACAACAACCGCATTGCGGCGGTGCGCAATCAAGTGCGGGATCTGCAGGCCAACGCCGAGACTGCCACCGAGCATTACAACGAAGCCCAGGGCAAACTCTCCGAAGTTGAATCCTCGCTCGGAGTTCTGCGATCCAAAGCTGCTCGGCAAAAGCGCGAGCTCGCGGCCGTGATGGGCTCAATCGACTCTCTCGCGAGGGCTACCTACATGAGTGGCGGCATGGACGCCTCCTTGCAGGTGTTGCTGGCCGATGATCCAAGCCAGTTCCTCTCGCAGGCCACAGCGGTCGAAAAGGTGGCGCAATCACAGTCAGCTTCCATCCGCCGCACCCAGACCGCCCGTCTGCGGCTGGCGCAGACCGAGGCCGAGATGGCAGCGAAGGAAAAGATCGCGCAGGGCGTGCGCAATGACATGAGCGCTGCCAAGTCCGAGGCCGCCAAGCAACTGGCCGCGGCTTCCAATGTGCTGGCCGGACTCCAATCGCAGGAGCGCAAGCGCCTGGCTGCTATCGAGGCCAGAGCGCACAAGGCTTCGCAGGCAGCTGCCCATCATGCCCAACAGCAGATTTCGAATCGTCCGATCCCCGGAGTCAACCCTCGAGCGGCTACGGCCGTGCGATACGCCCTTGCACAGGTGGGCGATCGGTATGTCGCGGCAGCCGCTGGTCCAAGTTCCTTCGACTGTTCCGGCCTCACGATGGCTGCGTGGCGTCAGGCCGGTGTCTCCTTGCCCCACCTGAGCTATTCGCAGTACAGCAAGGTGAAGAAGATCCCGCTCAGCCAAGCCAAGCCTGGTGATCTCGTGTTCTACTTCGGCGGAAGTGTGCACCACGTGGCCATGTACATCGGCAACGGCAAGATGGTCAGTGCCTCCAATCCCAGCGATGGAGTGGAAGTGATTTCCGTACTGGGACCGTGGTACCGCACCTACTTCACAGGTATCGGGCGAGTGCTCTAG
- a CDS encoding heme-copper oxidase subunit III, producing the protein MVAIGTIVWLSSELMFFAALFAMYFTLRAVNPDMWAHETTLLNIPFASVNTTVLVLSSVTCQLGVFAAERGDVKTLRRWFIITFLMGSFFVAGQITEYTSLVREGLTLSSNAYGSAFYLTTGFHGLHVTGGLVAFLFVLATTYVTKRFTHDHATRAVVVSYYWHFVDVVWIALFFMIYVLK; encoded by the coding sequence ATGGTTGCCATTGGCACCATCGTGTGGCTGTCCAGCGAACTCATGTTCTTCGCTGCATTGTTCGCCATGTACTTCACCCTGCGGGCGGTGAATCCTGATATGTGGGCGCACGAGACGACACTGCTGAACATCCCGTTCGCCAGCGTCAACACCACGGTGCTTGTGCTGTCGTCGGTGACCTGCCAGTTGGGCGTCTTCGCAGCAGAGCGCGGCGATGTCAAGACCCTGCGCCGCTGGTTCATCATCACCTTCCTGATGGGCTCCTTCTTCGTCGCCGGTCAGATCACTGAGTACACCTCGCTCGTCCGCGAGGGACTGACTCTGTCCTCCAACGCCTACGGCAGCGCGTTCTACCTCACCACCGGCTTCCATGGCCTGCACGTCACCGGCGGCCTCGTCGCCTTCCTGTTCGTGCTTGCCACGACCTACGTCACCAAGCGCTTCACTCACGACCATGCAACACGTGCCGTCGTCGTCTCCTATTACTGGCACTTCGTAGACGTTGTGTGGATCGCTCTATTCTTCATGATCTACGTCCTCAAGTAA
- a CDS encoding DEDD exonuclease domain-containing protein: protein MHVQLATDDLGIPLAEVTFVVLDLETTGGSPKQAGITEIGAVKVKGGEVLGEFGTLVNPEAAIPPFIAALTGITDALVAGAPTLNGVLPSLMEFIGDSVLVAHNAPFDVGFLMAACQSHGIQWPKPQVVDTVRLARVALHRDEVPNCKLGTLAAFVHSPVTPNHRALDDARATVAVLHGLLERVANLGVYTIDDLRAFTSRVTPEQRAKRQLAHGLPTGPGVYIFRDAQGVALYVGTSKNIQARVRTYFTASETRRRMSEMVTIATQVDAISCASVLEARIRELRLIASEQPRYNVRSKRPAAQTWITLTNEKAPRLSVVRAPKSVDHVSFGPFSGRQAAQEAADTLSWVYRLRTCSARISVKAGTDPTVPAGCARLDLGRCAGPCHGDFDSYQSVVTQATAAMLGDLRVIVSTITAHLTQLSEHDRYEEAALWRDRLAQVISASVRSHRLNGLRSVNELVAGIPTETGGWEIHVIRNGRLATAAKAAPGADPMPVIQAALAMAEIAPADAVLTEETAALADWLDQPGVRLVQTTAPLAMPMNCGGHLIDQLTTARKASHTAVMHVDASGPSARPIGPSHGMVTRIRALQPMRE, encoded by the coding sequence ATGCACGTGCAGTTGGCCACCGATGATCTCGGCATTCCGCTAGCCGAGGTGACCTTTGTGGTCCTGGATCTCGAAACCACTGGTGGCAGTCCCAAGCAAGCCGGCATCACAGAGATCGGTGCGGTCAAGGTCAAAGGCGGCGAGGTACTCGGCGAGTTCGGCACCTTGGTCAACCCGGAGGCGGCGATCCCGCCTTTCATCGCAGCGCTTACCGGCATCACAGACGCACTCGTCGCCGGGGCACCCACGTTGAATGGAGTGCTGCCCAGCCTGATGGAGTTCATCGGCGATTCGGTGCTTGTTGCACACAACGCTCCTTTCGATGTGGGCTTCTTGATGGCCGCCTGCCAATCGCATGGGATTCAATGGCCCAAGCCACAGGTGGTCGACACCGTCCGGCTGGCTCGAGTCGCTCTGCATCGTGACGAAGTACCCAACTGCAAGCTGGGCACTTTGGCGGCCTTCGTGCACTCACCTGTCACGCCAAACCACCGCGCGCTCGACGATGCCCGGGCCACAGTCGCAGTGCTGCACGGCTTACTTGAGCGAGTTGCCAACCTCGGCGTGTACACCATTGACGACCTCCGTGCTTTCACCTCACGCGTGACTCCTGAGCAGCGAGCCAAAAGACAATTGGCGCATGGGCTTCCCACTGGTCCCGGCGTCTACATCTTTCGAGACGCACAGGGAGTCGCCTTGTATGTCGGCACCTCCAAGAACATTCAGGCTCGGGTGCGCACGTACTTCACTGCGTCTGAGACTCGGCGTCGCATGAGCGAGATGGTCACCATCGCCACCCAGGTCGACGCAATCTCCTGCGCCAGCGTGCTGGAGGCACGCATTCGCGAATTGCGTCTCATCGCCAGTGAACAGCCGCGATACAACGTGCGCTCAAAACGGCCGGCCGCGCAAACGTGGATCACCCTGACCAACGAGAAAGCCCCACGACTGTCCGTGGTTCGAGCGCCGAAATCAGTTGACCACGTGAGCTTTGGTCCCTTCAGCGGGCGGCAGGCAGCGCAAGAGGCAGCCGACACTTTGTCGTGGGTCTACAGACTGCGCACGTGCTCGGCACGGATCTCGGTCAAGGCTGGCACTGATCCCACGGTCCCCGCTGGCTGCGCACGGCTTGATCTTGGTCGCTGTGCCGGGCCTTGCCACGGCGACTTCGACAGCTATCAATCAGTCGTCACCCAAGCCACGGCGGCAATGCTCGGCGATCTGCGAGTCATCGTGTCAACCATCACTGCCCATCTGACACAACTCAGCGAACACGATCGCTACGAGGAAGCTGCGCTCTGGCGCGACCGCCTTGCCCAGGTCATCTCGGCGAGCGTTCGTTCGCATCGACTCAACGGGCTTCGTTCAGTTAATGAACTCGTTGCCGGCATCCCGACTGAGACTGGAGGTTGGGAGATCCACGTGATCCGCAATGGTCGACTTGCCACCGCAGCCAAGGCGGCTCCCGGAGCCGATCCGATGCCGGTGATCCAGGCCGCGCTCGCCATGGCCGAAATCGCACCTGCAGATGCGGTTCTCACCGAAGAGACCGCAGCGCTTGCCGATTGGCTTGATCAACCCGGGGTCCGACTCGTGCAGACCACCGCTCCCTTGGCCATGCCCATGAACTGTGGTGGTCACTTGATCGACCAACTCACCACAGCTCGCAAGGCTTCGCATACCGCGGTCATGCACGTTGATGCCAGCGGCCCCTCAGCACGGCCGATCGGTCCCTCGCACGGCATGGTCACTCGGATTCGCGCGCTTCAACCAATGCGCGAATAG